The Lutra lutra chromosome 10, mLutLut1.2, whole genome shotgun sequence genome contains a region encoding:
- the LOC125078779 gene encoding olfactory receptor 5M9: protein MLNFTDVTEFILLGLTSRQEWQVLFFIIFLMVYVVTIVGNIGMIMLIKVSPQLNSPMYFFLSHLSFVDVWFSSNVTPKMLENLLSETKTISYAGCLVQCFFFIALVHVEVFILAVMAFDRYMAIGKPLLYGSKMSRAVCMRLISFPYIYGFLTSLAATLWTYGMSFCGNIEINHFYCADPPLIKMACAGTFVKEYTMIILAMPNFTDVTEFILLGLTSRQEFQVIFFVVFLVVYMITLLGNIGMIILISISPQLQSPMYFFLSHLSFVDVLFSSNVTPKMLENLLSETKTISYVGCLVQCYFFIALVHVEVYILAVMAFDHYMAICNPLLYGSKMSRTVCVRLISVPYVYGFSVSLICTLWTYGLYFCGNLEINHFYCADPPLIKIACGGVHIKEYTMIVIAGINFTYSLSVVLISYTLIVVAVLRMRSADGRRKAFSTCDSHLTAVTMFYGTLIFMYLRRPTEESVEQGKMVAVFYTTVIPMLNPMIYSLRNKDVKEAVNKAIAKANKGQ from the exons catcatttttcttaTGGTCTATGTTGTCACCATAGTGGGCAATATTGGCATGATCATGTTAATTAAGGTCAGTCCACAGCTTAACAgccccatgtactttttcctcagtCATTTGTCATTTGTGGATGTCTGGTTTTCTTCCAATGTGACCCCCAAAATGTTGGAAAATCTGTTATCAGAAACAAAAACTATTTCTTATGCCGGTTGTTTGGTACAGTGTTTCTTCTTCATTGCCCTCGTCCATGTAGAAGTTTTCATTCTTGCTGTGATGGCCTTTGATAGATACATGGCAATTGGGAAACCTCTGCTGTATGGCAGCAAAATGTCTAGGGCTGTCTGTATGCGACTGATTTCTTTCCCTTACATATATGGCTTTCTGACTAGTCTGGCCGCAACCCTGTGGACATATGGCATGTCCTTTTGTGGGAATATTGAGATCAATCACTTCTACTGTGCGGACCCACCTCTCATCAAAATGGCGTGTGCAGGGACTTTTGTAAAAGAATACACGATGATCATACTT GCAATGCCAAATTTCACAGATGTGACAGAATTTATTCTTCTGGGCTTGACCAGCCGTCAGGAGTTTCAAGTTATCTTTTTTGTGGTATTCCTTGTCGTTTACATGATCACTCTGTTAGGGAACATTGGCATGATCATTTTGATCAGCATCAGTCCTCAGCTTCAGAGCCCTATGTACTTTTTCTTGAGTCATTTGTCTTTTGTGGATGTGTTGTTCTCTTCCAACGTCACCCCTAAAATGCTGGAAAACTTATTATCAGAGACAAAAACCATTTCCTATGTGGGGTGTTTGGTGCAGTGCTACTTTTTCATTGCCCTTGTGCACGTGGAAGTCTATATCTTGGCAGTGATGGCTTTTGATCACTACATGGCCATCTGCAACCCTTTGCTTTATGGAAGTAAAATGTCCAGGACTGTCTGTGTTCGGCTTATCTCTGTGCCTTATGTCTATGGGTTCTCTGTTAGTTTAATATGTACACTATGGACATATGGCTTATACTTCTGTGGAAACCTTGAAATCAACCACTTCTATTGTGCAGACCCTCCTCTCATCAAGATTGCCTGTGGAGGAGTCCACATCAAAGAATACACAATGATTGTTATTGCTGGAATTAACTTCACGTATTCTCTCTCTGTGGTTCTCATCTCCTACACCCTCATTGTAGTCGCTGTGCTACGCATGCGCTCCGCCGATGGCAGGAGGAAAGCATTTTCCACATGTGACTCCCACTTGACAGCTGTTACTATGTTTTATGGGACTCTCATATTCATGTATCTCAGACGTCCCACTGAGGAGTCTGTGGAGCAGGGGAAAATGGTGGCCGTGTTTTATACCACAGTGATCCCCATGCTGAATCCCATGATCTACAGTCTGAGGAACAAGGATGTGAAAGAGGCGGTCAACAAAGCAATTGCCAAGGCAAACAAGGGTCAATGa